Proteins encoded together in one Juglans regia cultivar Chandler chromosome 9, Walnut 2.0, whole genome shotgun sequence window:
- the LOC118349429 gene encoding protein FAR-RED IMPAIRED RESPONSE 1-like encodes MRSLLCNESEELEEELDVGVEVGIDEEKNAKKFKVEVVDAPMYGMIFKDENVVIAYYKRCAKQVRVGIRMKKNFSILVVEVGGFENLEFTEKDYSNFIDKARHLRLGKGGVMALLDYFDRMHDMDNHFYASMDFDDEERLRNVLWANARSRASYLYFGDVVTFDTTYLTNRYEMSFAPFVGIHHHGQCILLDARLISSEDTQ; translated from the exons ATGAGGTCATTATTGTGTAATGAATCAGAAGAACTAGAAGAGGAGCTTGATGTGGGGGTTGAGGTGGGTATTGATGAGGAGAAAAATGCGAAAAAATTCAAAGTTGAGGTGGTCGACGCCCCGATGTATGGAATGATTTTTAAGGATGAAAATGTTGTCATTGCATACTACAAGCGCTGTGCAAAGCAAGTAAG AGTGGGAATAAggatgaaaaagaattttagcattttagttgTTGAAGTCGGTGGCTTTGAGAATCTCGAGTTTACTGAGAAAGACTACAGCAACTTCATTGACAAGGCGAGACACCTTCGCCTAGGGAAAGGAGGTGTCATGGCACTCCTTGATTATTTTGATAGGATGCATGATATGGATAATCACTTTTATGCCTCTATGGACTTTGATGATGAGGAGAGACTGCGGAATGTATTATGGGCTAATGCACGGAGTAGGGCATCATACCTATACTTTGGAGATGTTGTAACCTTTGACACAACTTATTTGACTAATAGATATGAAATGtcatttgcaccatttgttgggaTACATCATCATGGTCAATGTATACTTCTTGATGCTAGATTAATATCCAGTGAAGATACGCAATAA